Genomic segment of Pirellulales bacterium:
ACGTGGGCGTGATCGGCCGCCTGGCCCAACGCTGGCGCAAGCGCGGCGTGGCCGCGGTCGTCACAGTGGGCACCGGCGGCGACAAAATGTTCTGGGGCCGCCTGGCCGCGTGGCGCGCGGGCGTCCCCGTCGTGTTGTCGGCCTTGCATTCGACGGGTTTGCCCGACCGTGTCGAGCCCACGAATCGTCTGCTGGCGCGTTGGACCGACGGCTTCATCGCCGTGGCCGAGGCGCACGCACGCTATATCACCGCGGCCGAAGGCTGCCCCGCCGACAAGGTCTTTGTCGTGCCCAATGGCGTCGACGTCGAACGCTTTGCACCCCGCGCACCCCGGCCCGGGCTGCGCGGCGAATTGGGCCTCGGCGCGGTTGCGCCCGTGGCGTCGATCGTCGCAGCATTGCGTCCGGAAAAACAGCACGAGCTGTTTCTTCGGGCAGCGGCCGGCGTGCTGTCGCGCGTGCCCGCGGCACGGTTCCTGATCATCGGCGATGGGCCGCGCCGTGCGGAGCTCGAACAGCTCGCCGCGGAGTTGCGGCTGGGCGATGCCGTGCAATTCCTCGGCGTCCGCAGCGACGTGGCGGACCTGTTGTCGATCACGGACGTCGTGTGCCTGACCTCGAAGATGGAGGCGAACCCCGTTTCGCTGCTCGAGGCCATGGCTTGTGAAAAACCGATCGTGGCCACGGCCGTCGGATCGATTCCGGAGATGGTGCTCGACGGCGAGTGCGGCTTCCTCGTGCCGCCCGGCGACGTGGAAACGCTCGCCGCGCGAATGAGTGATCTGATGAGCGATCCGGCGCGCGCAGCGGCCTTGGGGCGTCGCGGCCGGCAGGAAGTCATCTCCCGCGCCTCGTTGGACAGCATGGTCAGCGGGTACCAGGACCTGATCGAACGCATCTATCGCCAGAAACGCGGCGGTCTGCCGCACGGCCGTCGCAGCGTGGCCGCCGTCGAATCGCCGGCACACGACCGCCTTGAATTGTCGTCGCGACGCTAGCTCGCGTGCTCGGTTGTATCCGGCGCGGCGTTATACTCACGTGCCGAGCGGCGCCTGTTCGGCGCCGCGCTTCGCGAGTTCTCGCGTGGTCGGAGACCTGGCCGATGTCATGGGGTCGAAGTGCCGTACTACTGGCGATTGCGGGCGCCCGGTGCGCTCTGGGCGGCGCAGCTCTTGCGGCGGAGAGCACTCCGAGCCCGCCTGCAAGCCTGACGCCGGCCGAGCGTGGTTATTGGCTGTTGTTGCACAAGCCGTATAACCCTGCCGACATCTCGGTGGACGACTTTGCCCAGATCTGGGAAGTCTGGCCCGAGCCGTTGCGTGCTCAAGCCGCCGGGGCGTCCTCCGCCGAGCGACGCAAGCTGGCCTTCACGCGCTACGGACTCATCCCACGTCCCGACGATCCCGAGGGGCTCCCGCTCGGTTACGTGCAGACGGCCGATGGCGGCCTGGCCATCAATTGCCTGGCCTGCCACGGCGGCAAGGTCGAGGGCCGGCCGCAGCCTGCTGTGGGCAATTCACACTTTGCGTTTCAGACCTTGGCTCAGGACTTGTTGCGGTTTCGCCAGAGCCGCGGCCAGTCGCTCGGGCCCGAGGCGATGATGGCCGTGGCGTTTCCG
This window contains:
- a CDS encoding glycosyltransferase, giving the protein MAQQFASSGDDQRLRVVFVNTHLSVGGAETLLCSLIRRMDRERFTPELCCLKHLGPLGEQLAQEVFAEHGLLRHKADVGVIGRLAQRWRKRGVAAVVTVGTGGDKMFWGRLAAWRAGVPVVLSALHSTGLPDRVEPTNRLLARWTDGFIAVAEAHARYITAAEGCPADKVFVVPNGVDVERFAPRAPRPGLRGELGLGAVAPVASIVAALRPEKQHELFLRAAAGVLSRVPAARFLIIGDGPRRAELEQLAAELRLGDAVQFLGVRSDVADLLSITDVVCLTSKMEANPVSLLEAMACEKPIVATAVGSIPEMVLDGECGFLVPPGDVETLAARMSDLMSDPARAAALGRRGRQEVISRASLDSMVSGYQDLIERIYRQKRGGLPHGRRSVAAVESPAHDRLELSSRR